From a region of the Malania oleifera isolate guangnan ecotype guangnan chromosome 12, ASM2987363v1, whole genome shotgun sequence genome:
- the LOC131143955 gene encoding heat stress transcription factor B-4b-like codes for MAGQGGWEEEQGMSLAPQGTAGGQSMRARSPAPFLLKTYDLLEEGEAHGGRDGGEKIVTWNAEGTGFVVWCPAEFSEIVLPKYFKHNNFSSFVRQLNTYGFKKAASKRWEFQHEKFQRGRRHLLAEISRKKCEPSVFPSHLKPLEGSPEAATDDAYRVLLMEENKNLKKENLELQMQIAHFKSLEVKLLDGLSESVSKSKARRASQVLGEKS; via the exons ATGGCAGGGCAGGGGGGTTGGGAGGAAGAGCAGGGAATGAGCTTGGCCCCGCAGGGCACAGCAGGAGGGCAGTCCATGAGGGCAAGGTCCCCTGCGCCCTTCCTGTTAAAGACATACGACCTTCTGGAGGAAGGGGAGGCTCATGGTGGTAGGGATGGTGGTGAAAAGATTGTGACATGGAATGCAGAAGGAACTGGGTTTGTGGTTTGGTGCCCTGCAGAGTTTTCAGAGATCGTACTCCCCAAATACTTCAAGCATAACAATTTCTCAAGCTTCGTTCGGCAGCTTAATACCTAc GGATTCAAGAAAGCAGCATCCAAAAGATGGGAGTTCCAGCATGAGAAGTTCCAGAGAGGGCGCAGGCATCTGCTGGCAGAGATCAGCCGGAAGAAGTGCGAGCCCAGCGTCTTCCCGTCGCACCTAAAACCTTTGGAGGGAAGCCCAGAGGCCGCCACCGACGATGCTTATCGGGTTTTGCTCATGGAGGAGAACAAGAACTTGAAGAAGGAGAACTTGGAACTGCAAATGCAGATAGCCCACTTCAAGTCACTAGAGGTGAAATTGCTGGACGGCCTCTCTGAATCCGTATCCAAGAGCAAAGCCAGGAGGGCGTCTCAGGTCCTAGGAGAAAAAAGCTAA